In one Thermosipho ferrireducens genomic region, the following are encoded:
- a CDS encoding metal-dependent hydrolase: MKLTFLGHATFLITGKKNIIIDPFITGNPSFPQNFKLPDLDYILVSHGHGDHIGDAVELADKHNATVISNFEICLYLQKKGVKKVHPMHIGGKATFDFGTLKLTPALHGSGIIDGEDIVYGGTPSGFIIDVGKRFYHAGDTGLTKDMELINNIDIALLPIGGNFVMDVEDALKALEMIKPGMVIPMHYNTWDVIKADDRLFKEESEKRGIKCTILKPGEYIEV, translated from the coding sequence ATGAAATTGACGTTTTTGGGTCATGCGACGTTTTTGATAACAGGTAAAAAAAATATCATAATTGATCCGTTTATAACAGGAAATCCTTCATTCCCACAAAATTTTAAGCTGCCAGATCTTGACTATATTCTTGTGTCTCATGGCCATGGAGATCATATAGGAGATGCTGTGGAATTGGCAGACAAACATAACGCTACTGTTATTTCAAATTTTGAGATATGTTTGTATTTACAAAAAAAAGGGGTCAAAAAAGTTCACCCTATGCATATAGGAGGTAAGGCCACTTTTGATTTTGGTACTTTAAAATTAACACCTGCTCTTCACGGTTCTGGAATAATCGATGGGGAAGATATTGTTTACGGAGGAACCCCCTCTGGATTTATCATTGATGTTGGGAAAAGATTTTATCATGCTGGCGATACCGGTCTTACAAAGGATATGGAATTAATTAACAATATTGATATAGCTTTACTTCCAATAGGAGGCAATTTTGTTATGGATGTGGAAGATGCATTGAAAGCTCTTGAAATGATAAAACCAGGGATGGTAATTCCTATGCATTACAACACATGGGATGTTATAAAAGCTGATGATAGGCTTTTCAAAGA
- a CDS encoding Fur family transcriptional regulator yields MKRMTKWRKEVLKIIQKSDKPLNAEDIYRLVEHKPNFSTIYRALNYLEKAEFVKSISFGNTPKYYYSNNEHRHFLYCLKCGKIETFDLCMAQELENKVKKNFMFEIFDHIFYFKGLCKNCSERR; encoded by the coding sequence ATGAAAAGAATGACTAAATGGAGGAAAGAAGTATTAAAGATAATACAAAAAAGCGATAAACCTCTAAACGCTGAAGATATTTACAGGTTAGTAGAACATAAACCAAATTTTTCAACAATCTACAGGGCTTTAAATTACTTAGAGAAGGCTGAATTTGTTAAATCTATTTCTTTTGGAAATACTCCAAAATACTATTATTCAAATAACGAGCATCGTCATTTTTTATACTGCTTAAAATGCGGAAAAATTGAAACTTTTGATTTGTGTATGGCTCAAGAGTTAGAAAACAAAGTGAAAAAAAACTTTATGTTTGAAATCTTTGATCATATATTTTACTTTAAAGGACTTTGCAAAAATTGTTCTGAAAGGAGGTAG
- a CDS encoding metal ABC transporter substrate-binding protein: MKKTLVIFFITFSMIILGYTITATINPYYLLLKDLAGNKMEIFLLIKPGANPHLYSPKISDVKKMNSSDLIIANGLELEPYIKNNNKVFYVSKFIPEMFIIDNNPHIWLNPFFAKYYIIPGITKKLIDIDPENKVYYLNRAKSIINNLDAIIKELYEFLGKFQDSKVLVEHPSFYYFFNEFGIRSIPLESGHGKEVSIKNIIEILKKGENLVAIFGEAQQNTRSLKIISKELQKKYYILDPLGNNAKNYVDIFLNNLKIIKEAFSYAK, translated from the coding sequence GTGAAAAAAACTTTAGTAATATTTTTTATAACTTTCTCAATGATTATTCTGGGATACACAATCACAGCTACAATAAATCCATATTACTTACTTTTAAAAGATTTAGCCGGGAACAAAATGGAAATATTTTTGTTAATAAAACCTGGTGCAAATCCTCATTTGTATTCTCCAAAAATCAGCGATGTAAAAAAGATGAACTCATCTGACCTGATAATAGCAAATGGATTAGAGCTTGAACCTTATATAAAAAATAATAATAAGGTATTCTATGTTTCAAAATTTATTCCAGAAATGTTTATAATAGACAACAATCCTCATATATGGCTCAATCCTTTTTTTGCCAAATACTATATAATACCTGGAATAACCAAAAAATTAATCGATATAGATCCTGAAAATAAAGTTTATTATCTAAACAGGGCAAAATCTATAATAAATAACCTTGACGCTATTATAAAAGAGTTATACGAGTTCCTTGGAAAATTTCAGGATAGCAAAGTACTTGTAGAACATCCAAGTTTTTACTACTTTTTCAATGAGTTTGGAATAAGAAGTATTCCTTTAGAATCTGGACATGGTAAAGAAGTTTCAATAAAAAACATAATAGAAATTTTAAAAAAGGGAGAAAATTTAGTGGCTATTTTTGGTGAAGCTCAGCAGAACACACGTTCTTTGAAAATAATATCCAAGGAACTTCAAAAAAAATATTACATTCTTGACCCTCTTGGAAACAATGCAAAGAATTATGTCGATATATTCTTAAACAACCTTAAAATAATAAAAGAGGCGTTTTCTTATGCAAAATAA
- a CDS encoding metal ABC transporter ATP-binding protein, producing the protein MQNNIVIKADNLSYKVNGVEILKNVSFIINKGEFVGLIGPNGAGKSTLAKIIIGQIKNFKGHVEVNGTIGYLPQIQTINREVPILAIELVQMGAYRKYKRKLSFSYKKATELMKRVGLDSHINQLVSSMSGGELQRLSLARALLSEPDILILDEPEAGVDQMGKAQFYTLIDEIRKEHNITIIMISHDIGMVFEKCTTVMCLNKTLHCHGPSEKISPEELKELFPDFDLWIRGKNHYEREHKL; encoded by the coding sequence ATGCAAAATAATATAGTTATTAAAGCTGATAATCTTTCATACAAAGTAAACGGCGTTGAAATATTAAAAAACGTAAGTTTCATCATAAACAAAGGAGAATTTGTTGGACTTATTGGCCCAAATGGTGCTGGTAAATCTACGCTTGCAAAAATAATTATTGGCCAGATAAAGAATTTCAAAGGACATGTAGAAGTTAATGGCACGATAGGTTACCTTCCCCAGATTCAAACTATCAACAGAGAAGTTCCCATACTGGCAATAGAATTAGTTCAAATGGGCGCTTATAGAAAATACAAAAGAAAATTAAGTTTTTCGTATAAAAAAGCTACTGAATTAATGAAAAGAGTAGGACTTGATTCACACATTAATCAGCTGGTAAGCAGTATGTCCGGTGGAGAACTCCAAAGACTTTCACTTGCACGCGCTCTGCTTTCCGAGCCTGATATTTTAATACTTGATGAACCGGAAGCAGGCGTTGATCAAATGGGTAAAGCACAATTTTACACACTTATCGACGAAATTAGAAAGGAACACAATATAACAATAATCATGATTTCACATGATATTGGAATGGTATTTGAAAAGTGCACAACAGTTATGTGCCTAAATAAGACGCTTCATTGCCATGGCCCCTCAGAAAAAATTTCCCCAGAGGAACTTAAAGAATTATTCCCCGATTTTGATTTATGGATAAGAGGAAAAAATCATTATGAAAGGGAGCATAAATTATGA
- a CDS encoding metal ABC transporter permease: protein MTNLFEDLITYEFFRYSILASLLVGFLAALISPIVVYKKMEFIGDGTAHAAFAGLALGVLLGYDYRWAAIASAVLFSFIIGYLTNKTKIAENSAIGMLLPVFMSIGVIILSLSTKYTQDVMGYLFGNILFIEITDIWFLLIVTTITLFVIFYFRYEILYFLSDENMAEFYGVNTKMIRILLLILISIIVVSSVKITGIILISALIVIPGLISKKLGNSYKNAIIASVIFSVLMSISGMAFAYYFDIPPGPSIVLNYFVLFLLTVFFKQRISKEEKD, encoded by the coding sequence ATGACAAATCTTTTTGAAGATCTAATCACATATGAATTCTTCAGATATTCAATACTGGCAAGTCTATTGGTAGGTTTTTTAGCTGCACTAATTTCTCCAATAGTTGTTTATAAAAAAATGGAATTTATAGGTGACGGAACAGCTCATGCGGCTTTTGCAGGTCTGGCGCTCGGAGTATTATTAGGATACGATTATAGATGGGCAGCAATAGCAAGTGCCGTATTATTTTCATTCATTATAGGATATTTAACAAATAAAACTAAAATCGCAGAAAATAGTGCAATAGGAATGTTATTACCGGTTTTTATGTCTATAGGGGTAATTATACTTTCTTTAAGCACAAAATACACTCAAGATGTGATGGGATACCTATTTGGAAACATACTATTTATTGAAATAACCGACATCTGGTTTCTACTCATAGTAACTACAATTACCTTATTTGTAATATTCTATTTCAGATACGAAATTTTGTACTTTCTTTCAGACGAAAATATGGCAGAATTCTATGGAGTTAATACAAAAATGATAAGAATCTTATTACTCATACTTATTTCTATAATAGTTGTTAGTTCTGTTAAAATAACAGGAATTATACTTATTAGTGCGCTTATTGTAATCCCTGGATTAATTTCGAAAAAACTTGGAAATTCATATAAAAATGCTATAATTGCTTCGGTAATCTTTAGTGTTTTAATGTCAATTTCTGGAATGGCTTTCGCGTACTATTTTGACATTCCTCCAGGACCATCTATAGTTCTAAATTATTTTGTACTGTTTCTATTAACAGTCTTTTTCAAACAACGTATAAGCAAGGAGGAAAAGGATTAG
- a CDS encoding phosphatase PAP2 family protein: MKQILIVFFIFFIFSILFSFSIEEIKNDISSITITEDYALFIPFTLVDEPIRNNLPSETNFFIVNFINNMDTKDFLMLSGITALITYLDDPYLSFTIIESTLFTGGVTQLLKFLTGRARPYENKGSFHFRPFNFENSYHSFPSGHSSLAWAIFTPIAEKYGNIWLVIPAIFSISRVLGDYHWTSDVIAGAILGYNIGKTFFKTKSAP; encoded by the coding sequence ATGAAACAAATCCTAATAGTTTTCTTTATTTTCTTTATCTTCTCTATTCTTTTTTCATTTAGTATAGAAGAAATTAAAAACGATATTTCGTCAATAACCATAACAGAGGATTATGCATTGTTCATACCATTTACTTTGGTTGATGAACCCATCAGGAATAACTTACCATCAGAAACTAACTTTTTCATAGTTAATTTCATAAACAACATGGACACAAAAGACTTTTTGATGCTCTCTGGTATCACTGCACTAATTACATATTTAGATGATCCATACCTATCATTTACAATTATAGAAAGCACGTTATTTACCGGAGGAGTTACACAACTACTTAAATTTTTAACGGGAAGAGCACGACCATACGAAAACAAAGGAAGTTTCCACTTCAGACCGTTTAACTTTGAAAATTCGTATCATTCTTTTCCTTCAGGCCATAGCTCTCTCGCATGGGCAATATTCACACCAATAGCCGAAAAATACGGTAACATCTGGCTGGTAATTCCGGCCATATTTTCAATCTCTCGAGTTCTGGGAGATTATCACTGGACTTCTGATGTAATTGCTGGAGCTATACTGGGATACAATATTGGAAAAACATTTTTTAAAACTAAAAGTGCGCCTTAA